One part of the Paraglaciecola sp. L3A3 genome encodes these proteins:
- a CDS encoding alkaline phosphatase encodes MKILRLSAIAIAILGLSGCISDGDDGAKGATGSPGIDGTNGTNGTNGTDGTDGTNGTDGTNGTDGSNGFNSLIAQINLPIGDTNCPNSGVQINSGLDIDNSGVLDDTEVTASEYVCTAGNTNVASSELLTSLNNDWYIEAEQEVNQAKQLWLNTTGVTVATQSTNSKSTKAKTLTDLKGKAKNVIIFVGDGMGVSTITASRILEGQLEGKLGEENQLSFDKFPFAGLAKTYNVDAQTPDSAGTMTAMISGVKTDVGVIGVDADIERGDCSTVAGNELLTAVELAEIAGKSTGIISTARITHATPAATYAKSADRNWEDISDMPEAAVTAGCKDIADQLVNFETNLETTVGGIDVDGMEVVFGGGRRHFLPKDVAFNSTDAHSPVEGDRTDGRDLTAEWQAKYTTGTYVMDQTGFDAIDTENTTQVLGLFNESHMQYEADRANDVAGEPSLSEMTEKAIGILDNNAEGFFLMVESGRIDHAHHAGSAYGALTDTIELSNAVAKAVAMTDMSDTLIIVTADHGHVFTIAGYPKRGNPILGKVVNVGATEPATAADGTPYTTLGYTNGLGFRDLGTETDADVAYSTAIDAGRKDLTSVDTTTAGFHQEALIPMGSESHSGEDVGVFASGPAAFLVNGTQEQSMIFHIMDFAANLTEKANAAKQ; translated from the coding sequence ATGAAAATTTTACGATTAAGTGCGATAGCTATCGCAATTTTAGGTCTTTCTGGCTGTATATCAGATGGTGATGATGGAGCTAAAGGTGCAACTGGATCTCCCGGAATAGATGGAACAAACGGTACTAATGGAACCAATGGTACTGATGGAACTGATGGAACTAATGGAACCGACGGTACCAATGGAACTGATGGTTCGAATGGCTTCAATAGTTTAATTGCACAAATTAACTTACCTATAGGTGACACAAATTGTCCAAACAGTGGTGTACAAATTAACTCTGGTTTAGACATTGATAACAGTGGTGTCTTGGATGACACAGAAGTCACTGCCTCTGAGTATGTCTGTACTGCTGGCAACACTAATGTAGCTTCAAGTGAACTCCTTACCAGTTTAAATAATGACTGGTATATTGAAGCTGAACAAGAAGTGAACCAAGCAAAACAACTTTGGTTGAATACCACAGGTGTGACTGTCGCTACTCAAAGTACCAATAGCAAATCTACTAAAGCTAAAACTTTAACGGATCTTAAAGGTAAAGCTAAAAACGTTATTATATTCGTTGGCGACGGTATGGGTGTTTCTACCATTACTGCATCACGTATTCTTGAAGGCCAATTAGAAGGTAAATTAGGTGAAGAAAATCAGCTTAGTTTTGATAAATTCCCTTTTGCTGGATTAGCTAAAACCTATAACGTCGATGCTCAAACCCCTGACTCTGCAGGTACCATGACAGCCATGATCAGTGGTGTGAAAACAGACGTAGGTGTAATTGGTGTTGATGCAGATATTGAACGTGGTGATTGCTCAACAGTGGCAGGAAACGAGTTATTAACTGCAGTGGAACTTGCTGAAATAGCCGGTAAATCAACAGGTATCATCTCTACAGCACGCATCACTCACGCTACACCAGCGGCGACTTATGCCAAATCAGCGGATAGAAACTGGGAAGATATTTCTGATATGCCTGAAGCGGCCGTGACAGCTGGTTGTAAAGACATTGCCGATCAACTAGTGAATTTTGAAACAAACCTTGAAACTACTGTTGGCGGAATCGATGTTGACGGCATGGAAGTGGTATTTGGCGGTGGACGTCGTCACTTTTTACCTAAAGACGTAGCATTTAACAGCACAGATGCTCACAGCCCTGTTGAAGGTGATCGTACTGACGGTCGAGACTTAACTGCAGAATGGCAAGCAAAATACACCACTGGCACTTATGTGATGGATCAAACTGGTTTTGATGCCATAGACACAGAAAATACCACCCAAGTGCTAGGTTTATTTAATGAATCACACATGCAATATGAAGCAGATCGTGCAAACGATGTTGCCGGTGAACCGTCACTGAGTGAAATGACAGAAAAAGCTATCGGTATTCTAGATAACAATGCTGAAGGTTTCTTCTTAATGGTTGAATCAGGTCGAATAGATCATGCTCACCATGCAGGCAGCGCCTATGGTGCTTTAACCGACACTATAGAACTTTCTAATGCTGTTGCTAAAGCGGTAGCAATGACTGATATGTCGGATACCTTAATCATAGTCACTGCGGATCACGGTCATGTATTTACCATAGCCGGTTATCCAAAACGCGGTAACCCTATATTAGGTAAAGTGGTCAATGTTGGAGCAACCGAGCCTGCTACTGCAGCCGATGGCACACCATACACCACGCTAGGTTATACCAATGGATTAGGTTTCCGTGACTTAGGCACAGAAACCGATGCAGACGTAGCCTATAGCACAGCTATAGATGCAGGTAGAAAAGACCTAACAAGTGTCGATACCACTACAGCTGGGTTCCACCAAGAAGCGTTAATCCCAATGGGTTCTGAGTCTCACTCAGGGGAAGACGTAGGTGTATTTGCTTCTGGTCCAGCAGCGTTTTTAGTGAATGGTACACAAGAACAAAGCATGATTTTCCATATCATGGACTTTGCTGCCAATTTAACTGAAAAAGCCAATGCTGCTAAACAATAA
- a CDS encoding DUF4840 domain-containing protein, translated as MLKTTLLILTLTGVSTQAFGQNDCHQDSYLQAKYQIDIKRKDQASKTTELILWRKKNTVAHQYPSTLVSEMWQLVPNSKKQLIKPTRFFEAHKRAIEYQPGETVHGKKETDWSYRLQLISDTFLNTMTLTNQLDKGCDSIDYLSKKDTDSEITIEWLPERKLVKSFTLVSDHHQEKWQLVKLTEQAKIIQSYFTALDKYQTTDFADIGDDHTDPFLTNMVTLGFIEPGASGFYDDKGKALSGGHHH; from the coding sequence TTGCTAAAAACAACACTATTAATACTCACATTAACTGGCGTATCCACTCAAGCTTTTGGGCAAAACGACTGTCATCAAGATTCATATTTACAAGCTAAATATCAAATCGATATTAAACGCAAAGATCAAGCAAGCAAAACCACTGAACTTATTCTATGGCGAAAAAAAAATACGGTTGCACATCAGTATCCTTCCACTCTTGTTTCTGAAATGTGGCAACTTGTCCCCAATAGTAAAAAGCAACTAATCAAACCCACTCGTTTTTTTGAAGCTCACAAAAGAGCCATCGAATACCAGCCAGGTGAAACTGTACATGGTAAAAAAGAAACCGATTGGTCCTATCGGTTGCAACTTATATCCGATACATTTTTAAACACCATGACACTCACTAATCAATTAGATAAAGGCTGCGACTCGATTGATTATTTATCTAAAAAAGATACAGATTCTGAAATTACTATCGAATGGTTACCAGAACGAAAATTAGTTAAATCATTTACTTTAGTATCTGATCATCATCAAGAAAAATGGCAACTGGTTAAACTAACAGAGCAAGCAAAAATAATTCAATCCTATTTTACTGCTCTAGATAAGTACCAAACTACAGACTTTGCCGATATTGGTGATGACCATACCGATCCTTTTTTAACGAACATGGTGACACTAGGTTTTATTGAACCTGGAGCAAGCGGCTTTTACGATGATAAAGGTAAAGCACTGTCAGGCGGGCACCACCACTAA